A region of Vigna radiata var. radiata cultivar VC1973A chromosome 6, Vradiata_ver6, whole genome shotgun sequence DNA encodes the following proteins:
- the LOC106764016 gene encoding uncharacterized protein LOC106764016 encodes MRRRQALKHSIALVSMLVCVCCFLIVTMIVLKLPDAPTKESAMGFYPITRSRKVSLQDGNLGKFGEMMIDILPQDLVFIVFVPSEEAFKRDLCLLVNDSLKSDRFNDTYAILTRILGFSTVPRALLSSNVKLGELVNYDSLSGFPLYISKDIDEMLVVNRIRSEIVDVRKKEIVVHLMDGIIMDAEFEQSVLSDNDTNED; translated from the coding sequence ATGAGGAGGCGTCAAGCTTTGAAACATTCAATTGCTCTTGTAAGCATGTTGGTGTGTGTCTGTTGTTTTTTAATCGTGACCATGATTGTTCTCAAGCTTCCAGACGCCCCAACAAAGGAAAGTGCAATGGGGTTTTACCCAATAACGAGATCCAGAAAAGTTTCCCTTCAAGATGGCAACTTGGGCAAGTTTGGAGAAATGATGATTGACATATTGCCTCAAGATCTTgtttttattgtgtttgttCCGTCCGAGGAAGCGTTTAAGCGAGATCTGTGTCTGTTAGTGAACGATTCTTTGAAATCGGACAGGTTTAATGATACTTATGCGATTTTGACTCGTATATTGGGATTTTCAACTGTCCCTCGTGCACTTCTTTCCTCTAATGTGAAATTGGGTGAGCTTGTGAACTATGATTCGTTATCCGGGTTTCCCTTGTACATTTCAAAAGACATCGACGAAATGCTTGTTGTTAACAGGATTCGATCAGAAATAGTAGATGTTAGAAAAAAAGAGATTGTTGTGCATCTTATGGATGGGATTATTATGGATGCTGAATTTGAGCAATCGGTTCTATCTGACAATGATACAAATGAGGATTGA
- the LOC106764805 gene encoding probable aquaporin PIP-type 7a codes for MEGKEQDVSLGANKFPERQPIGTAAQSQDDGKDYQEPPPAPLFEPSELTSWSFYRAGIAEFVATFLFLYITILTVFGVLRSPTKCQSVGIQGIAWAFGGMIFALVYCTAGISGGHINPAVTFGLFLARKLSLTRALFYIVMQVLGAIAGAGVVKGFEGKTRYGALNGGANFVNPGYTKGDGLGAEIVGTFVLVYTVFSATDAKRSARDSHVPILAPLPIGFAVFLVHLATIPITGTGINPARSLGAAIIFNKDLGWDDHWIFWVGPFIGAALAALYHQVVIRAIPFKSK; via the exons atggaggGGAAGGAGCAGGATGTTTCGTTGGGAGCGAACAAGTTCCCAGAGAGACAACCGATTGGTACGGCGGCGCAGAGCCAAGACGACGGCAAGGACTACCAGGAGCCACCGCCAGCGCCGCTTTTTGAGCCCTCAGAGCTTACGTCATGGTCGTTCTACAGAGCAGGGATAGCAGAGTTTGTAGCGACTTTTCTGTTTCTCTACATCACCATCTTAACAGTCTTCGGTGTCCTTAGGTCTCCCACCAAGTGCCAATCCGTTGGTATTCAAGGAATCGCTTGGGCCTTCGGTGGCATGATCTTCGCCCTCGTTTACTGCACCGCCGGAATCTCag GGGGTCACATAAACCCTGCGGTTACCTTTGGGCTGTTCTTGGCAAGGAAATTGTCGTTGACCAGAGCGTTGTTCTACATCGTGATGCAAGTGTTGGGTGCTATCGCTGGAGCCGGAGTGGTGAAGGGTTTCGAGGGAAAAACCAGATACGGTGCATTGAACGGTGGTGCCAACTTTGTTAACCCAGGTTACACAAAAGGTGACGGACTCGGTGCTGAAATCGTTGGCACCTTTGTCCTTGTTTACACCGTTTTCTCAGCCACCGATGCCAAACGTAGCGCCAGAGACTCTCACGTCCCC ATTCTGGCACCTTTACCAATTGGGTTCGCCGTGTTCTTGGTTCACTTGGCCACCATCCCGATCACCGGAACCGGTATCAACCCTGCTCGTAGTCTCGGCGCTGCCATCATCTTCAACAAAGACCTTGGCTGGGACGATCAC TGGATCTTCTGGGTGGGACCATTCATCGGTGCGGCTCTCGCTGCCCTCTACCACCAGGTCGTAATCCGCGCCATTCCCTTCAAGTCGAAGTGA